The proteins below are encoded in one region of Numenius arquata chromosome W, bNumArq3.hap1.1, whole genome shotgun sequence:
- the LOC141476694 gene encoding olfactory receptor 5V1-like, giving the protein MENQTSGTDFLLLGLTRDPLLQSLLFTVFLIIYLVILLGNTIIMMVIRTDLHLHSPMYFFLFHLALVDICYATAVIPKMLVNFLVKGSVTIAVNACMTQMFFIFLSAGCEVFMLSVMAYDRYVAICNPLKYQEAMSKDFCYQLVGSAWAMGLLYSVLNTIPVLNIQFCGHTEIRHFSCELPPLLSAACSRTFLSKLILLFSAVIFGSSSFLLTLISYICIIASVLKIRSAEGRHKAFSTCSSHFIVVGLLYITALFQYTKPKSVSSIILDQVLSMQYSILTPMLNPIIYSLKNKDVKAALGRILKKLQFV; this is encoded by the coding sequence ATGGAAAACCAAACAAGTGGAACTGATTTTCTTCTCTTGGGACTTACAAGAGATCCACTCCTTCAAAGCCTCCTATTCactgtgtttttaattatttatctaGTCATTTTATTAGGAAATACAATAATCATGATGGTCATAAGGACTGATCTCCACCTTCACTCTCCTAtgtactttttcctctttcatttagcACTTGTTGACATCTGTTACGCCACCGCTGTTATTCCAAAGATGCTGGTAAATTTCCTTGTGAAAGGAAGTGTAACCATTGCTGTCAATGCTTGTATGACTCAAATGTTCTTCATATTCCTCTCAGCTGGGTGTGAAGTTTTTATGCTTTCAGTAATGGCATATGACCGATATGTGGCCATCTGTAATCCGCTGAAGTATCAAGAGGCTATGAGCAAAGATTTCTGTTATCAGCTGGTGGGTAGTGCATGGGCAATGGGTCTCTTATATTCTGTTTTAAACACAATTCCTGTGTTAAATATTCAATTCTGTGGGCACACAGAAATCAGACATTTCAGCTGCGAGCTGCCCCCTCTCCTGTCTGCAGCTTGCAGTAGAACCTTTCTCAGTAAactcattcttcttttttctgctgtaatCTTTGGGTCCAGCTCCTTTTTGCTCACTCTCATCTCCTATATCTGTATCATTGCCAGTGTCTTGAAAATACGGTCTGCCGAAGGGAGGCACAAAGCTTTCTCCACTTGCAGCTCCCACTTCATTGTAGTGGGGTTACTCTACATAACTGCTCTGTTCCAATACACAAAACCCAAATCAGTCTCATCAATCATTCTAGATCAAGTGCTGTCGATGCAATACAGCATCTTAACCCCCATGCTGAATCCCATCATCTACagcctgaaaaataaagatgtgaaAGCAGCATTAGGCAGAATTCTAAAGAAACTGCAATTTGTGTAA